The Arachis ipaensis cultivar K30076 chromosome B07, Araip1.1, whole genome shotgun sequence genomic interval ATGTGTCACAGCTTCAGAAGTATACTCCTGACGCAAGTCATGTTCTAGAATCGGAACCAGCCcaagtaagagaagatctaacacttcgAGTAATTCCagtgagaattgatgatactaataTTAAACGATTATGCGGGAaggaagtatcattggtaaaatttctatttcctctattcttcatagcatatagcatattataattcttctgctattatatatatacattttattttagagatcgtaataccacaccacctctgttttacgacttaagcgtaaagctctgagtggtagggtgttacaatgacgtgtcacgttaaatGCTACGTGTCACATtaagtgccacgtgtcacaagatgattggttgatgtGTCAGGTTAGTGACACGTGGTACGCCACATGGCAGGCCAAtgacacgtgtcacttgacatgtatgAAAgttttttataatcaaaatagtcctgaaagtccagacgtaagtcattttcatctctaaaattttaaaaattaatcaaactagtctttatataattttttttatttttttcttcataatattaaatttgaaaaatatttttttatactactaattttaatagaaatataattgacaaacaaaaaataagtaattgtatcttttcttcttaaaaattttttcaataaaattatttctctcctttaattcttctcaaaatctctcttattcttttctattctaaaacctttttatcacattattacattttgatggaatatatatatatatatactcaaaattaaaatatatgtaTTTGTTAACTTAAACAAAGTTATAtgttcaaaatcaaaatttatgtatgttaacctaaacaaagttataccacTATTTTTTTCTACTACATTTTTTTTCATTACGGTATTATTTACATATAGGATGTAATGGTAGTGATATGTAGAGTCAAAATTCAAGAAGATCCACAAATTTTGCTTCCATTCCAAACtttacaaaatattaaaaatttgtgacttaattattattattattattattattattatgctaAACGAATTGCTTCTTAAGCGTAATACGTGCAAAGATCATAATAATTTTTTGTGTGTTTCATATGTTTGAGATAGATTATATAATTTTGCTTTTAATTTCCCAAATCAATGagataaaatgaaataagaaatATTATACCTATGCATAACACAAGCTATTCCGCACTAGTACATTATATAAATAGCTAGATATGtttcatattaaaataaaatttcttgtgttttaaatgaaatatttaaaaaattaaattagaatattAAGATTCAAAAAGTGATTCCACAAATTTGACCTGTCACGTGACGTGCCACGTGTCACTAacctgacacgtcaaccaattaTCTTGTTAAACGTGgtacttaacgtgacacgtcatcatccaactgacggaagaACTAATTTGACTTACATTTTATCTTTTAGGGtctaatatgactaaaaaaatcaTTTGAGGACTAGTGATCTTTCGGGaacgaatttgagtattaaccctTTAAACTTTATAAATAGGCTCAATTATTAATAAGTTGAATTCAGTTTTCGTGAGTCGAACTTGAATTTGGCTTCACTCGACTCAACTCGTaatactaattaaaaaaaaatagtaaagttatttttaattttcaaaccatttattaattttttaggaTGCCAAATTGTATTCACTTAATCACttcctattttatttgtttttggttCAATTATAGAAACTTATTTAGAAAATGCTAAAACTATAAAGAGGTTAGTTAgaagttaataattaatttagcCAAAAGtattaaactaaattaaatttttttcacaaaataatttttacatgCAGAAAAAGCGAATAGCTTTCGACAACGCAGGTTCTCTCAGATCTCTCTCTCTTTCGCATATCAAAAACGAAGTGTAACTGCAGATTGAGATTTGATTCCAAAACCATGGAGCTCAATCCATCACTCTCACCCAACATAATAACCTTCAGGTTCCATTCCCACATTCTCCCTCGTTTTTCTCACCATTTCTCTGTCACTGTTCTATTTGGATCACACCTTAATCGATTCAATTTTCGAGTTTCAATTTGATTCTGTTTATCGTCATCTGTTGCTGTTCTGTATGATCGCATGTTTTTTTAAACGAAgaagttttctttttgtttttgttttgggATTTTGTGGTGCATGCACACATGTCTTGTAGCCCAAGCTTTAAACGTTATGTTAGGATCATGCCATGATCAAGAATCACGATTACGTGAGTGTCATGTTATCGTAGACAAAGGCGTTGAAATCAAATTAATAGACATTTGGACGAGAAAATTGTTAGAAAACTAGGTTTCATTgggtatatatagatatatataccAATGTATAGTCAGCTGAAGTGGCAGATGCTTAGCTTCTTCACTTAATCGATTGTATTGGGTTCAAGTCATGGAAATTGAGTAATTGATACTGGGGAGGACTTTGTTGTGTCTGAGATCTCGTTTTCTCGAATAGGACTATCTACTTATTGTTCCACCAAAAGAAAAGAATCAAGTATAAGCAGGGATGATCACAGGAAGAGACGAAAGGGGGAGTTGGGACCAAAAGATAAGCAATATAAGTTCAGATTTAATGATATGAAAAACCAAGAAGTGAGGAATCAAACCATAGTCCCATGGTGAGGTAGGAAAGTGTGTAATGCTTGTTAGAATTTTGTATTCTAAAAAATGTCGTCCAATATGTTACACCGGAAATTAGTCTGAGTGTGTTGTTAATTACCGCGTAACTGTCTTGTGACCAACTGCATTGGCGGTTATTGAGACAGTTTGTTCTCTGATGGTGAGAACATATATAAAGTCATCTTTTGGTTCCCAATTCTGATCATCAAAAACACTCTGGTTCCATCTCGGTTGGTGGTTCAAGAATTGAAAAattccaaattgaatcaaggatTCTCAATTAAACAAGGCTATGGCTGGAGGTATGTTGATTACTGTGATTAAGAATTTTCTAACAATGCTGTATGAGTTTGTGATGTAACTTTCAAAGGTTGTCTCAGCTCCTGTAATTTCATTGTCTGCTGCTATAATTTCTGTCATGAACTTCAGTTACATTATTCCAATTCTGTTGCAATCCTGTATGAATAATTGGTGGGCCCTTCCTCTCTTTTGAAATGAGTCTCATGCTAGTGACATGATGTTTCATGAGATGATTTTCTTTTGTTGAGAGGGTATTTGGATTATTGGTGAACGTGAgctttgtatttttttaattattttttttgtgataGAAATGGTGGAATTGTTGTTGATTAATGGGGGTACTGGGAAAATGCGGCGTGCTGAGGTGACAGTTGAGGAACTGCTGGTGGACAGAGCAGTCAAGGAAGAATGCACATATGAGAATCTTCCCAAAAGGCTGCAAGCAACTGTGTCTTCCAAAGATGAATGGCACAAAAGGTTAGGAAGAGGAAATATACCTTTGTTCCTGCATGTGTCTTCTGTAGTGGACTAGTAGTATAGTAttgcttaaattttttttttttaggggctataatttatattttaacgATTTAGTTATCTCAGCTGAAATGGCAATTGTTTGACAAATCTTTACTGGTGAATGCTGATTCTCAATGAGTCATTACGAAATTGAGCAAAACTGAGCTAGGGCCTAAGTACTCATAATTTAAAGCCTCATAAATTTGAGATAGCATTTTGCTGTGTTGCACTCATATTCTTGTGTTCAAAGGGGATGGAGAACTCTTTTTAACGCTTTCATAAGTCTTTTCTCAATTCCTAATATAAATTAGTTGTTTTCCTAAAGTTATTGTGCCTTAACTTAATAATCAAATCACAATATACTCAAAGAAAAAGCAACTTTTGAGTTTGATAGATAATTCTTGTTTGCGAGTTTTTCAATTAGATTTTCATGATTGTGATACTTCACTCTAATTTTAGGGCTCATCCGTCAACTATCATTATTGTTtttcttgtatatatataatcataatGTTGCCTTCTCTTGTGCTTGCCATGGAAATTTCATTCAGGGTAGTTCAGCACTGCATAAAGAAGAGACTTCAATGGAGTAGTTGTTATGCCCGGAAAGTCAGTAAAGAAAATGAATATTATGACGAAATGATACCGTACTTGCGAAAGCATCTTGCTGTATGTGGTCTTCTAATGTCTGTTACTCCAATTTGAATTGTATATCAATTGTTAAATATATGCATATGTTCTTTTATGCATTTGGAGAAATCAATTTTGATGATTATGTATTTTAGGAAGAAAATTTAAGTTTAATtcctcaaaaatttaaaatactataTTGCAATTAACACAGATCTTTCTTATGCTTTAATTTAAGGGTCTGGGTTTTgatcaataatttaatcatattatgttgtctttttatttaaaaacatttCATTTTTGGGCTAATACATTTGTTTCTAATATGCCACTTGCAGCTATTTCCATATCACTTGTCAGAGTACGTGTGTCGTGTAATGAGAGTATCAGCTTTCAGATATTACTGTGATATGCTTTTTGAAGTAATGAAAAATGGtacttgttacttgcttgtttcAATCGCATATGAATATTCTCCATGATGTTCATGCTTAATTTTTGCTGTATATAGTATGAAATCAAGACattttttcttcttgattttttcTTTCAAGTAGGGAAGAAAAATGCTATCACCACTATTACTAGATACTTTTGTGGCATTTGCTTTTGCCACTAGACCTTTTGGTTTTACATTGTTACCATAGACAATAAGATGTGGAAAATATAActtcttgtttgatattgtttCTAGTTGTTATAATATATTACATCATTTATAGGAACTTAATCAATTTATAACTTATTATTGAGTTCATAATATTATATGTACTTTTATTGTCTTCCTCTTCACTTGTTTGATATTCTGCTTGAAGATAGATATGTGAAATTGTAAAGGTTTGTTTGAATAAAAGCTGGCTTCCAAatgttttgttttttctttttatgtaGAGCAACCTTATGACAGCATCCCAAATTTTAGTGCCGCGGATGCTTTAAGACTTACAGGAATTGGGAGAAATGAATTTATTGATATAATGAACAAGTGCAGATCTAAGGTACTTCAAAGATTCGCCTATATGTTAGATTTGGTGGCATTATATGCTTCATAGAAAAACTATCCTTTAGCTTTTATTTCCCTGCATATTATATCATGTATGTAACATCCCTTTTACAGAATAGGATATATGTGTAATGAGGGAGGTAGTCGAAAGAGAATTGCAAATTATAATGGAAAATAATTTTAAATCCTTGAAGAATAAAGGCAATTTCTTTGATATCAGCAGTTTTATGCCTTTGCCTAGACTCATAGCAATTGTGATGAACAATCTTGtctatatgtatttatttttggATGACTTTCAATTTTCCCtcataaatttgaattttgttagTCCATGGACTTTATGCCCCTTGTCCGAATAATGATTTGGATTTGATAAAATTCTCAACTATATTTTGACATGCCGTTATGCTTAAAGGCAGGCTGGCAACGTTTATCAGTACTGTCTCACCCATCGTTTTATCTTTTGGAGTATCCAGAAAATCATGTGGAAAATAAACAAGTCAATAGCAAGAGAACATTTGCCTACTCAACCTGTGGATTTTCCAATTGAACCATGGTGGGGAGTTTGCCTTGTCAACTTTACATTAGATGAATTTAAGGTGGGGACTACTTGTCAACCTTTTGAAACAAAGGAACTTATAATAGCGTTCATATAGGttgcgtttgtttacagagacaggacactgaaacagggacacagagacacaaaattgtgtttggcagaggagacatggacagagacaatgtgtccagagacactgaattagtgtattttgtgtccatcctaacaggaaggacacggagacactaacaagggatacaacttattttttattttttctttcattatttttgttaattttttataattatattttttattattatatttttcatctcaaattttttgaatgaaaaaaaatgagaataaattggattttcataatttgttctaatttttcaccaaacagaatacaagaacacaaaattttgtgtttctgtccatcagtgtcttgtcctgtcctgttctcagtgtcttgtcctgtcctgttcTCGGAAACAAACGCAAAGTGTTATTTTGACAATGAGAGAAACTATCATGttccttttttcttttactttaataGAAACTCTCCGAAGATGAAATGGCCACAATAGACAAAGTCTGCAAGGAAGAGGCAAATTCATTTGTCATGTTTGATGCTGCTGTTGTAAGGGCTCTTAGCAAACGAGGACTGGTCTACTTTGACATTCCTGTCTATCCTGATGACCGACTCAAAGGTATGTTCGATGTGCATTTTGATTGGAATTTTAAAGAAAACTTTTGTTTTTTCAGAAAAAAGGTGTAGGTTGATGCAAATGAggtttacttatttttgtaacttAATCTTTCAATGATTTCACCTTTTATTTTGTTAATGTTCAAGCATGTTGATAATGGTGTACTTCTAAATATATACCAGTTCCTTTTTGAAGGAATTACATTTTTCTACCCATAATTTAGCATAAGATTGTACCGGGATCATGCTTAGGCTTTGTTGCTTGGACACATGActagtaatatttaaaaatattaggcTCGAAGAATATATATACTGGGTTTGAATATGCATTGTTTTATAATTAATTGGGTAGTAGAAACATAATACACAAATTGTAAGGAAGATCCTAAGTGCATGTATGACTTTAAAAACACtattttcaatgtatatgttTCTCTAAATGACTTcagtaatatttatatttatggtGGTTTAGTTTCCAGGCTTGAAGGTTTTGTCTCTAACAGGGAGCAGTCTTTTGAAGATCCTATTGAAGAGTAAAGCAGTTATTTTATgaatttctttaaaattttgtttaagttttttgTTTGCATATAATTCGAATCTAATGCTAAACCTTTTCTCTCAGTTTGGTGTATGCAGTTTTTGTTGTTTCAAATGAAAATGCAACTGTTAGTGAGTTGGCAACAACGCTACAGGCTGATTTGTCACATCTGCAGGCAGCTGCTGCTTTTATGTGTAGATTGGGATGGGCAACAAAAGCAATGGATCCTCAACCTGTTGTTCTAGATACAAGTATACCTGGTTCTCCTAAGAGTGTAAGTGGTGACGAAGATGCCTTTAGTGCTTGTTTGGGTTCAGAGAATCAGCTTGTTGATGGTGAATCCATTCAAGGGGATACTCCACGTTCAAAGAACCATGGCCATCGTTCTTCTTATACTCGTGTTGCTTTCATGGTTGATGCCAATATTACTTCATATCTTATGATGGGTTCTGTTTCACCAGGTTTATACCTTCACTCTCCCATCCCGAAGCATAAAATTTGTttgctataatttattttttctgaaTTTGTTTTTCAAGTATGGACTCGAAGTTAGCTGCTGTTATAGAAAATTTTGTTATAACCCAAACTAAGGTTCCTCATGATTTTTTTTAAGTGATTGAGTGGATGACTAAGCTACCAATATTTGTTATATCTCATGTATAAATTTCCTAGTCCTACAATTGAACTTTGTCCTTTAGTCTCAATAATTTCCAGTACAATTGAAAAACAATGCTCCTTTAAGTTTCCAAGTACCAACATTTGTAAATGTTTGTTTTGCTAGAGAATTGAACAGTTTGGCAGCAATCTGGTTTTGTGTATAATTGATTTCCAGGGTATGATAAGCAATGAAGTCGACCTTTCAAAAATAGAGTTGATCACCAGTTTTACAAGGTTATCGAAAGAATTCAGTAAAAACTCGTGGTGCTGTTTTCTTATTTGATAATGTGTTgtttaatgagagagaaaagcaATCATGTAACCACTTTTGGGAGAGGAAAATTTGATTATCAACTACAGCATTATGTTGTTACTTCATAATCTCCCCCCATTTTCGGCTTTTGCTTCTTAAGGAAAATGATGATCCTCTTGCTGCTTATGGTGCCAACTTACAtcatctatttttcttttctcttgctATTCGTTACTAAGTTCATCCATTAATGGAAAGCACACTTTCTGTCGAACTTTTCAGGTCTGAAATCTCATGCAGTAACACTATATGAAGCGGGGAAGTTGGGTCATGCCAGCATTGATGATCTTTGCAAGGATCTTAGTACTATAGAGGGTGTAACATTTGAGGGAGAACTACAGGAATTCGCAGATCATGCATCTAGTCTGCGTTGTGTATTAGAATGTCTACAATCAGGGGGAGTACTAACTACCGTAGCTAAAGAGGAGGAAGAAATTGATAAGACGAGTGTGGTTACTTCAAGCAATGATGAAGCTAAAGAGGAGGAAGGAATTGGTAAGACGAGTGTGGTTACTTCAAGCAATGATGAAGCTAAAGAGGAGGAAGGAAATGGTAAGACGAGTGTGGTTACTTCAGGCAATGATAAAGCTAAAGAGGAGGAAGGAATGGTTACTTCAAGCAATTATAAAGCTAAAGAGGAGGAAGGAATTGGTAAGACAAATGCAGTTACTTCAAGCAATGATGAAGCTGAAGAGGAGGAAGGAATTGGTAAGACGAGGGAAGTTACTTCCAGCAATGATGAAGCTGAAGAAGAGGAAGGAATTGGTAAGACAAGGGAAGTTACTTCAAGCAATGATGAAGCGGAAGAAGAGGAAGGAATTGGTAATATGAATATGGTTACTTCAAGCAATGATGAAGCTAAAGAGGTTGAAGGAATTGGTAACATGAGTATGGTTACTTCAAGTAATGATGAGTCAAGTTCTGTGATCACAGCAGTATCTTCTGCAGGAAAGTCAGAAAACTCTCGTATTTCAGAGGCTGATATAAACAATGATAATTTATTAGATTCAGAAGAGCATGAGGGGACTTCTATTTCCTCTGAACCTGTTCCTAGTAGTATGAAGGATGAAACCCATTATAGTCCATCGGAAGATGACAGTAGTCACATTCATAAAGCTAGTAAGTCAGACACACATATCCCGGTTCTTGAGAATCCATTAATACTTGGAATAGAAAAgctaaaaaagagaaagaaatatcGTGTAGATATCCTCCGCTCTGAAAGTTTGGCTTCTCTTGCACCAGCAACTCTTAATCGTCTATTTATTCATGATTATGATATAGTTGTGTCCATAGTGCCTCTTCCCAGTTCATCAATTCTTCCTAAACCCACAGGTCCAATTCATTTTGGTCCTCCTGCCTATTCTTCTATGACTCCATGGATGAAATTGGTATTATACTCAACTATAGCCCGTGGTCCTTTATCAGTTGTTCTGATGAAAGGACAGTGTCTGAGCCTACTTCCTGCTCCATTGGCTGGTTGTGAGAAAGCCCTTATATGGTCTTGGGATGGTTCAGCAATAGGAGGGTTAGGAAAGAAAGTTGAAGGGAATTTAGTAAAGGGTAGTATACTCCTACATTGTTTAAATTCGCTTCTTAGATATTCGGCTGTGTTGGTGCTTCCTCTCAGTAGGGCTGATCTTAGTAAATCCGGAAATGTAATTACTTTGGATATTCCTTTGCCCTTAAAGAACTCAGATGGGACTGTTGCCTCCATAGGAAAAGAGTTAGGACTGTCTGAAGAAGAAAATTCTAAGTTGAAACCTCTCTTAACTGAGTTGGCAAAAACGGCAGAACTGTCGTCAGTTGGTTACATTCGCCTGTTGAGATTATTTAGTGGACGAGAATCAAATAAACTCTCTTCTGGCACATATGATTGGGTTCCATTAAGTGTGGAATTTGGGATCCCGCTATTTAGTCCAAAATTGTGCAGTAACATATGCAAAAGGATAGCTTCATCGGGATTGCTTCAGTGTGACTCATTTAGTGAACACCATGATGCAATGGTAAGCTTAAGGAAAAAGTTACGCGACGTTTGTGCCGACTATCAATCAACCGGTTCAGCCGCAAAGCTTCTTTACCATAAAGAGCAACCCAGGGACTTCTCTGGACCAATAACAAACTATGCTAGCGGAAGATGGAATTCATTTAGGGATGCTGCTTCTCCCATTTCAGGGACATCAACTCCACAACAAAGGGTTAAACTTGCTAATCGACAACGCTTCCAAACTGGAGTATTGTGCTTCGATGGAAGTAACATCAGGTTTGCTACTGAACATTTTGTTAATGCATAACTTACTTCTTAGATAGAACCATAGTTAATTTCATAATTTTGatttcataatcaactcacatgTGTTGAATGGTGCATGCAGATCATATGCATTAGCTCCTGCTTATGAAACTTCCACAAGAACTATTGCAGAAATGCAGCATACAGATACAACTAATACTGAACTAGAAGAAAATGATAGCAAAGAAGCAACCCTCCCCGGCGTTAATATTATTTTTGACGGTTCCGAGTTGCATCCATTTGAGATAGGTGCTTGCCTCCAAGCTCGCCAACCGGTTTCCTTAATAATAGAGGCTGCAACTGCTTCAGCATCTGCAACAATCAAATAGTTATGAAGTCATTCCTATACATTACTCCTCTTTGATACACATGAATGACAATGCTGTGTGCCATGTGCCAATGTTAATGCTACTTCCTGTTTCATGGTTGATGATTGTGCACAAAGTTGGCCTCAAGTTTGAAGGTAAGGTTCATTATGTTTTGGTAGACACTTCAATGGACTTGGTTTCTGTACTCCTTATGACTTAGTAGTGCCTGTTGTATTTGCTACAGATTTCTTCTAAATCAGAATATTCAAATCAGTTGGAGAGATGGAGCTCTGGAGACTAATTATTTAATGGTCTTTAAACAATGTAAATACATATATGACATGAATTTTCTTACTCATGTCAGATAGTGCACTATATTGTAGGGAttcttaattaaaataataaaaaaatagtacTCTACCCAATTGTCCTCAACAAAATTTTCATTATACTTTGTtcagttattaaatttttttgataTGGTGGTAGATTGTTGACTTTTTGTGAATTTGTTATACAGGTAAAAAGATTTACGAGGAGTAAATATGCCGAATTTGTACATAAATCATAATAGGATATTTTCACTAAGTTTAACGCCTTAAAAAGGATTATGAATAAACGAATATCCTTAAATTTGCATATAAATTGTTACAAGCTATTGGATTTTATGATTTATTCATATACTGTATCAGTTtacaaagattgatgaacaaacaGAGACTCCTAAATAATCACAAATAATAAGAAGTTGTATGTATTAATGTAAAATCCTTTATCTATATCTATAACCAAATAGTCAAATACACATACACAACATGTTAACTTCAGAATTATACCCCAATATATTCATCATAAATTAAAACTCATAATAAATTATCACAAACTCAATTTATAATCCACTGAACATAAAAGTAACTATTTTTTAATTACTATTTATAACATCCAAAAAGTTCTATccaatcaacaaattcaaaattctATCTAAATCATTTGCTTAAAGAAGTGGTTAGGTAATATGTTAAATATTAATATGACATGCACGCAAGATCTTTGTTTAATGTGGTAATAAATTAATGATATTTGtcttacaaatattttaaaatttagaatttaagatttaatAATTAGCTGAGACCAATATATTCAATATGTGAGTGTATTAGTACattggaaactcaggtgcagttgatttcatgtaaagttgatagttgagaatcgttagatagtttgactgatttgactaattttttatctaatgactctcaactatcaattttACGTGAATTCGACTGCACATGAGTTTCCACTAACAATACTAATATGACACGGCTTAGCTTATACTTATAGGCTATAGCATTATTGCATTAACACGTTAATT includes:
- the LOC107608314 gene encoding protein FAM91A1-like isoform X3, producing the protein MWKINKSIAREHLPTQPVDFPIEPWWGVCLVNFTLDEFKKLSEDEMATIDKVCKEEANSFVMFDAAVVRALSKRGLVYFDIPVYPDDRLKVSRLEGFVSNREQSFEDPIEDLVYAVFVVSNENATVSELATTLQADLSHLQAAAAFMCRLGWATKAMDPQPVVLDTSIPGSPKSVSGDEDAFSACLGSENQLVDGESIQGDTPRSKNHGHRSSYTRVAFMVDANITSYLMMGSVSPGLKSHAVTLYEAGKLGHASIDDLCKDLSTIEGVTFEGELQEFADHASSLRCVLECLQSGGVLTTVAKEEEEIDKTSVVTSSNDEAKEEEGIGKTSVVTSSNDEAKEEEGNGKTSVVTSGNDKAKEEEGMVTSSNYKAKEEEGIGKTNAVTSSNDEAEEEEGIGKTREVTSSNDEAEEEEGIGKTREVTSSNDEAEEEEGIGNMNMVTSSNDEAKEVEGIGNMSMVTSSNDESSSVITAVSSAGKSENSRISEADINNDNLLDSEEHEGTSISSEPVPSSMKDETHYSPSEDDSSHIHKASKSDTHIPVLENPLILGIEKLKKRKKYRVDILRSESLASLAPATLNRLFIHDYDIVVSIVPLPSSSILPKPTGPIHFGPPAYSSMTPWMKLVLYSTIARGPLSVVLMKGQCLSLLPAPLAGCEKALIWSWDGSAIGGLGKKVEGNLVKGSILLHCLNSLLRYSAVLVLPLSRADLSKSGNVITLDIPLPLKNSDGTVASIGKELGLSEEENSKLKPLLTELAKTAELSSVGYIRLLRLFSGRESNKLSSGTYDWVPLSVEFGIPLFSPKLCSNICKRIASSGLLQCDSFSEHHDAMVSLRKKLRDVCADYQSTGSAAKLLYHKEQPRDFSGPITNYASGRWNSFRDAASPISGTSTPQQRVKLANRQRFQTGVLCFDGSNIRSYALAPAYETSTRTIAEMQHTDTTNTELEENDSKEATLPGVNIIFDGSELHPFEIGACLQARQPVSLIIEAATASASATIK
- the LOC107608314 gene encoding protein FAM91A1-like isoform X2 is translated as MVELLLINGGTGKMRRAEVTVEELLVDRAVKEECTYENLPKRLQATVSSKDEWHKRVVQHCIKKRLQWSSCYARKVSKENEYYDEMIPYLRKHLALFPYHLSEYVCRVMRVSAFRYYCDMLFEVMKNEQPYDSIPNFSAADALRLTGIGRNEFIDIMNKCRSKKIMWKINKSIAREHLPTQPVDFPIEPWWGVCLVNFTLDEFKKLSEDEMATIDKVCKEEANSFVMFDAAVVRALSKRGLVYFDIPVYPDDRLKVSRLEGFVSNREQSFEDPIEDLVYAVFVVSNENATVSELATTLQADLSHLQAAAAFMCRLGWATKAMDPQPVVLDTSIPGSPKSVSGDEDAFSACLGSENQLVDGESIQGDTPRSKNHGHRSSYTRVAFMVDANITSYLMMGSVSPGLKSHAVTLYEAGKLGHASIDDLCKDLSTIEGVTFEGELQEFADHASSLRCVLECLQSGGVLTTVAKEEEEIDKTSVVTSSNDEAKEEEGIGKTSVVTSSNDEAKEEEGNGKTSVVTSGNDKAKEEEGMVTSSNYKAKEEEGIGKTNAVTSSNDEAEEEEGIGKTREVTSSNDEAEEEEGIGKTREVTSSNDEAEEEEGIGNMNMVTSSNDEAKEVEGIGNMSMVTSSNDESSSVITAVSSAGKSENSRISEADINNDNLLDSEEHEGTSISSEPVPSSMKDETHYSPSEDDSSHIHKASKSDTHIPVLENPLILGIEKLKKRKKYRVDILRSESLASLAPATLNRLFIHDYDIVVSIVPLPSSSILPKPTGPIHFGPPAYSSMTPWMKLVLYSTIARGPLSVVLMKGQCLSLLPAPLAGCEKALIWSWDGSAIGGLGKKVEGNLVKGSILLHCLNSLLRYSAVLVLPLSRADLSKSGNVITLDIPLPLKNSDGTVASIGKELGLSEEENSKLKPLLTELAKTAELSSVGYIRLLRLFSGRESNKLSSGTYDWVPLSVEFGIPLFSPKLCSNICKRIASSGLLQCDSFSEHHDAMVSLRKKLRDVCADYQSTGSAAKLLYHKEQPRDFSGPITNYASGRWNSFRDAASPISGTSTPQQRVKLANRQRFQTGVLCFDGSNIRSYALAPAYETSTRTIAEMQHTDTTNTELEENDSKEATLPGVNIIFDGSELHPFEIGACLQARQPVSLIIEAATASASATIK
- the LOC107608314 gene encoding protein FAM91A1-like isoform X1, yielding MAGEMVELLLINGGTGKMRRAEVTVEELLVDRAVKEECTYENLPKRLQATVSSKDEWHKRVVQHCIKKRLQWSSCYARKVSKENEYYDEMIPYLRKHLALFPYHLSEYVCRVMRVSAFRYYCDMLFEVMKNEQPYDSIPNFSAADALRLTGIGRNEFIDIMNKCRSKKIMWKINKSIAREHLPTQPVDFPIEPWWGVCLVNFTLDEFKKLSEDEMATIDKVCKEEANSFVMFDAAVVRALSKRGLVYFDIPVYPDDRLKVSRLEGFVSNREQSFEDPIEDLVYAVFVVSNENATVSELATTLQADLSHLQAAAAFMCRLGWATKAMDPQPVVLDTSIPGSPKSVSGDEDAFSACLGSENQLVDGESIQGDTPRSKNHGHRSSYTRVAFMVDANITSYLMMGSVSPGLKSHAVTLYEAGKLGHASIDDLCKDLSTIEGVTFEGELQEFADHASSLRCVLECLQSGGVLTTVAKEEEEIDKTSVVTSSNDEAKEEEGIGKTSVVTSSNDEAKEEEGNGKTSVVTSGNDKAKEEEGMVTSSNYKAKEEEGIGKTNAVTSSNDEAEEEEGIGKTREVTSSNDEAEEEEGIGKTREVTSSNDEAEEEEGIGNMNMVTSSNDEAKEVEGIGNMSMVTSSNDESSSVITAVSSAGKSENSRISEADINNDNLLDSEEHEGTSISSEPVPSSMKDETHYSPSEDDSSHIHKASKSDTHIPVLENPLILGIEKLKKRKKYRVDILRSESLASLAPATLNRLFIHDYDIVVSIVPLPSSSILPKPTGPIHFGPPAYSSMTPWMKLVLYSTIARGPLSVVLMKGQCLSLLPAPLAGCEKALIWSWDGSAIGGLGKKVEGNLVKGSILLHCLNSLLRYSAVLVLPLSRADLSKSGNVITLDIPLPLKNSDGTVASIGKELGLSEEENSKLKPLLTELAKTAELSSVGYIRLLRLFSGRESNKLSSGTYDWVPLSVEFGIPLFSPKLCSNICKRIASSGLLQCDSFSEHHDAMVSLRKKLRDVCADYQSTGSAAKLLYHKEQPRDFSGPITNYASGRWNSFRDAASPISGTSTPQQRVKLANRQRFQTGVLCFDGSNIRSYALAPAYETSTRTIAEMQHTDTTNTELEENDSKEATLPGVNIIFDGSELHPFEIGACLQARQPVSLIIEAATASASATIK